DNA sequence from the Bacillus alveayuensis genome:
TCTTTGGTATCTACTTTCTATTAATCATAGGGCAATCTTTATTTTTACCTCCAGTTTAAGTTTAAAGGGGTTAAATTGTAATGAGTTTTTTATTGAATGAGAAAAAAATCATGTTATCCTCTATTGGTATTTTTTTCTATCTGTTTTAGGAGGAGTACTCTTACAGAACTTTTTGTTAAGAGGAATGTTTCAAACAATTAAATTAGATTTAACTGAAATGGATAACTGGTGGTTTTACTTCAGTAGTAATTCATTGACATGTTTATTTATTATGGCAGGAATATTTATTTATGCTATTCCTACTATTTTCCTGTTAATCTTTAATGGAATTATTATTGGTATAACAGTTGTAGCAACTGTAGACCAGGGAGCTAGTATAGAACAAATTATATTGGCACTTTTACCTCATGGAATATTAGAGGTACCAGCCATCATTATTGCAGGGATGGTAGGCCTTAAAGGTCTTACGTTTTATCATAAAGAAAAAGATAGACTATAT
Encoded proteins:
- a CDS encoding stage II sporulation protein M (product_source=KO:K06384; cog=COG1300; ko=KO:K06384; pfam=PF01944; superfamily=161093; transmembrane_helix_parts=Outside_1_14,TMhelix_15_37,Inside_38_41,TMhelix_42_59,Outside_60_68,TMhelix_69_91,Inside_92_103,TMhelix_104_126,Outside_127_134), with amino-acid sequence MFQTIKLDLTEMDNWWFYFSSNSLTCLFIMAGIFIYAIPTIFLLIFNGIIIGITVVATVDQGASIEQIILALLPHGILEVPAIIIAGMVGLKGLTFYHKEKDRLYYIKIIKSAAFVFFLLFLASFIEAYISVPI